One Oncorhynchus clarkii lewisi isolate Uvic-CL-2024 chromosome 28, UVic_Ocla_1.0, whole genome shotgun sequence genomic region harbors:
- the LOC139387383 gene encoding mediator of RNA polymerase II transcription subunit 26 isoform X2, with protein sequence MTTASATPQQMRDRLLQAIDNRSNIHNMVAVLEVITYLEKFPITKEALEETRLGKLINDVRKKTKDKDLAKRAKKLLRSWQKLIDPGQNETPSWGAVSVSGSANGSAHPCRTDVPPPDISLAGKGVQEVKTRNDVHNTYSPKAEKSSSRKRRGEQKDSVHLPAKTSKMSPNEQMHNSTPPPPPTNGIAGNPEAPQDLEATPSPDRARTEHIENEKHSRIPVNAVKPHPSSPGLAKLPSTSSLLKTAVLQQQARLDEGGGGQYLTKSPRCLSSPRTMKQETMSKHSSTYAPKGTIPSPARSPRLPSSQPLMSPAQVSHVNGPPPPAHRASLHWPGSSEATTNPPHSTGTLEPPPVFLPTTHPAPQNSECAELHRPTPSVVVVKAEAEVSASSSDRKKRKKYRSRDYSVNLQGQDTEDKTKPVRLKERRLTFDPVTGQIKSMVHKEPCQVEEPPMPPPPKPQQRTDLHPQQPPAPTPSPFQQTNWKELSRNEIIQSYLNLQSNVLTSSRVQAPGAHFFMSEYLKREESDLREARRGVHVLQLDSSVTDTPGVSREVTDKDLHRVHTEHWQGVNGCYDTKGTWFDWTECISLDPHGDESKLNILPYICLD encoded by the exons ATGACAACGGCCTCAGCAACTCCGCAGCAGATGAGAGACCGGCTGCTGCAGGCCATCGATAATCGTAGCAAT ATTCACAATATGGTGGCAGTATTAGAAGTTATCACATACTTGGAGAAATTCCCTATCACCAAAGAAGCACTTGAG GAAACCCGATTGGGGAAACTGATCAATGACGTGAGGAAGAAGACCAAGGATAAAGACCTTGCCAAGCGTGCCAAGAAGCTTTTGCGGAGCTGGCAGAAATTGATCGACCCAGGGCAAAATGAGACTCCATCGTGGGGGGCAGTAAGTGTCTCGGGCTCTGCCAATGGCAGTGCCCACCCCTGTCGGACTGACGTTCCACCCCCTGACATATCCCTGGCAGGCAAAGGTGTCCAAGAGGTCAAAACCAGAAATGACGTCCACAACACCTACTCGCCCAAAGCGGAGAAGTCAAGCAGCAGGAAGCGTAGAGGGGAGCAAAAGGACAGTGTGCACTTACCGGCCAAAACCTCCAAGATGTCCCCCAACGAGCAGATGCACAACTCCACTCCGCCGCCACCTCCCACAAATGGGATTGCAGGTAACCCTGAGGCTCCCCAAGACCTAGAGGCTACACCTTCGCCAGACAGGGCCCGGACAGAGCACATTGAGAATGAAAAACACAGTAGAATCCCTGTCAATGCTGTCAAACCTCACCCCAGCTCCCCGGGCCTCGCCAAACTACCTAGCACTTCCTCTTTACTCAAGACTGCTGTGTTGCAGCAGCAAGCAAGGTTGGACGAAGGAGGAGGGGGGCAATATCTGACCAAAAGCCCCCGCTGTCTTTCAAGTCCACGGACTATGAAGCAAGAGACTATGTCCAAGCACTCTTCAACATATGCACCAAAAGGGACTATCCCAAGCCCAGCTCGGAGTCCTCGCTTGCCTTCGTCCCAGCCTTTAATGTCCCCAGCCCAAGTGTCTCATGTGAATGGGCCGCCACCCCCTGCCCATAGGGCCTCACTGCACTGGCCTGGCTCCTCAGAGGCCACCACCAATCCCCCACACAGCACTGGAACACTGGAACCCCCGCCTGTCTTCCTTCCCACCACCCATCCCGCCCCACAAAACTCTGAGTGTGCGGAACTCCACAGACCCACCCCCTCTGTAGTGGTGGTCAAGGCTGAGGCAGAAGTCTCTGCCTCCAGCTCGGACCGCAAAAAGAGGAAGAAGTACAGGTCCAGGGACTACTCTGTCAACCTGCAGGGGCAGGACACAGAGGACAAAACAAAGCCTGTGAGGTTAAAAGAACGCAGGCTAACGTTTGACCCTGTGACTGGACAGATCAAGTCCATGGTACATAAAGAACCCTGTCAGGTGGAGGAACCCCCAATGCCACCTCCCCCTAAGCCCCAGCAGAGAACTGATCTGCATCCACAGCAGCCTCCCGCTCCCACCCCTAGCCCCTTCCAACAGACTAACTGGAAAGAGCTGTCCCGAAACGAGATCATCCAGTCCTACCTAAACCTTCAGAGCAACGTGCTCACATCCTCGAGGGTCCAGGCCCCCGGCGCGCACTTTTTCATGTCAGAATACCTGAAACGGGAGGAGAGTGATCTCAGGGAGGCGAGGCGAGGAGTTCATGTCTTGCAGCTGGACAGTTCGGTAACGGACACACCTGGAGTGAGCCGAGAGGTGACCGACAAGGACCTCCACAGAGTACATACGGAGCACTGGCAAGGGGTAAATGGTTGTTACGACACCAAGGGCACTTGGTTCGACTGGACGGAGTGTATATCTTTGGACCCACATGGGGACGAGAGCAAACTGAACATCCTGCCATATATTTGCCTAGACTGA
- the LOC139387383 gene encoding mediator of RNA polymerase II transcription subunit 26 isoform X1 has protein sequence MTTASATPQQMRDRLLQAIDNRSNQIHNMVAVLEVITYLEKFPITKEALEETRLGKLINDVRKKTKDKDLAKRAKKLLRSWQKLIDPGQNETPSWGAVSVSGSANGSAHPCRTDVPPPDISLAGKGVQEVKTRNDVHNTYSPKAEKSSSRKRRGEQKDSVHLPAKTSKMSPNEQMHNSTPPPPPTNGIAGNPEAPQDLEATPSPDRARTEHIENEKHSRIPVNAVKPHPSSPGLAKLPSTSSLLKTAVLQQQARLDEGGGGQYLTKSPRCLSSPRTMKQETMSKHSSTYAPKGTIPSPARSPRLPSSQPLMSPAQVSHVNGPPPPAHRASLHWPGSSEATTNPPHSTGTLEPPPVFLPTTHPAPQNSECAELHRPTPSVVVVKAEAEVSASSSDRKKRKKYRSRDYSVNLQGQDTEDKTKPVRLKERRLTFDPVTGQIKSMVHKEPCQVEEPPMPPPPKPQQRTDLHPQQPPAPTPSPFQQTNWKELSRNEIIQSYLNLQSNVLTSSRVQAPGAHFFMSEYLKREESDLREARRGVHVLQLDSSVTDTPGVSREVTDKDLHRVHTEHWQGVNGCYDTKGTWFDWTECISLDPHGDESKLNILPYICLD, from the exons ATGACAACGGCCTCAGCAACTCCGCAGCAGATGAGAGACCGGCTGCTGCAGGCCATCGATAATCGTAGCAAT CAGATTCACAATATGGTGGCAGTATTAGAAGTTATCACATACTTGGAGAAATTCCCTATCACCAAAGAAGCACTTGAG GAAACCCGATTGGGGAAACTGATCAATGACGTGAGGAAGAAGACCAAGGATAAAGACCTTGCCAAGCGTGCCAAGAAGCTTTTGCGGAGCTGGCAGAAATTGATCGACCCAGGGCAAAATGAGACTCCATCGTGGGGGGCAGTAAGTGTCTCGGGCTCTGCCAATGGCAGTGCCCACCCCTGTCGGACTGACGTTCCACCCCCTGACATATCCCTGGCAGGCAAAGGTGTCCAAGAGGTCAAAACCAGAAATGACGTCCACAACACCTACTCGCCCAAAGCGGAGAAGTCAAGCAGCAGGAAGCGTAGAGGGGAGCAAAAGGACAGTGTGCACTTACCGGCCAAAACCTCCAAGATGTCCCCCAACGAGCAGATGCACAACTCCACTCCGCCGCCACCTCCCACAAATGGGATTGCAGGTAACCCTGAGGCTCCCCAAGACCTAGAGGCTACACCTTCGCCAGACAGGGCCCGGACAGAGCACATTGAGAATGAAAAACACAGTAGAATCCCTGTCAATGCTGTCAAACCTCACCCCAGCTCCCCGGGCCTCGCCAAACTACCTAGCACTTCCTCTTTACTCAAGACTGCTGTGTTGCAGCAGCAAGCAAGGTTGGACGAAGGAGGAGGGGGGCAATATCTGACCAAAAGCCCCCGCTGTCTTTCAAGTCCACGGACTATGAAGCAAGAGACTATGTCCAAGCACTCTTCAACATATGCACCAAAAGGGACTATCCCAAGCCCAGCTCGGAGTCCTCGCTTGCCTTCGTCCCAGCCTTTAATGTCCCCAGCCCAAGTGTCTCATGTGAATGGGCCGCCACCCCCTGCCCATAGGGCCTCACTGCACTGGCCTGGCTCCTCAGAGGCCACCACCAATCCCCCACACAGCACTGGAACACTGGAACCCCCGCCTGTCTTCCTTCCCACCACCCATCCCGCCCCACAAAACTCTGAGTGTGCGGAACTCCACAGACCCACCCCCTCTGTAGTGGTGGTCAAGGCTGAGGCAGAAGTCTCTGCCTCCAGCTCGGACCGCAAAAAGAGGAAGAAGTACAGGTCCAGGGACTACTCTGTCAACCTGCAGGGGCAGGACACAGAGGACAAAACAAAGCCTGTGAGGTTAAAAGAACGCAGGCTAACGTTTGACCCTGTGACTGGACAGATCAAGTCCATGGTACATAAAGAACCCTGTCAGGTGGAGGAACCCCCAATGCCACCTCCCCCTAAGCCCCAGCAGAGAACTGATCTGCATCCACAGCAGCCTCCCGCTCCCACCCCTAGCCCCTTCCAACAGACTAACTGGAAAGAGCTGTCCCGAAACGAGATCATCCAGTCCTACCTAAACCTTCAGAGCAACGTGCTCACATCCTCGAGGGTCCAGGCCCCCGGCGCGCACTTTTTCATGTCAGAATACCTGAAACGGGAGGAGAGTGATCTCAGGGAGGCGAGGCGAGGAGTTCATGTCTTGCAGCTGGACAGTTCGGTAACGGACACACCTGGAGTGAGCCGAGAGGTGACCGACAAGGACCTCCACAGAGTACATACGGAGCACTGGCAAGGGGTAAATGGTTGTTACGACACCAAGGGCACTTGGTTCGACTGGACGGAGTGTATATCTTTGGACCCACATGGGGACGAGAGCAAACTGAACATCCTGCCATATATTTGCCTAGACTGA